Sequence from the Phaeodactylum tricornutum CCAP 1055/1 chromosome 4, whole genome shotgun sequence genome:
GACGCAGCGTTTGCTAGTCCCCGATAAGGGTTCTTCGACATGCCTCATGTAGAAATACCTCAGGCTGAATTCAAGGTAAGTGATCAGGCAACAGCAGATTCCTGTTCCTTGCCATTGTTTGCCGCCGCACGCGTAGACGCTGGCCTTGCGTCACTCCAGATGTTAACGCAGCTTTGCTTTGGTCGATAAGGTCGTGATGCTAGGTGATACAAACACGGGAAAAACATGTCTCGTACTAAGATTTGCCGAAGGCTACTACAGAGAAGAGGGTCGTTCGAGCACCATCGGGGCTTTCTTCCTTACCAAACGACTTACAGTAAATAGCATAACTTGCAAAATGCTATTGTGGGATACGGCGGGAAAGGAGCAGTTCCACAAACTAGCCCAAACCTATTACAAAAATGCAGCCGCCGCAGTATTGTGCTACGATATCAGTAATCCGTGTTCGCTGGTGCGACTGCGTGGCTGGTTGAAGGAAGTGCAGGAGAGTACTGGACAAATAGTgttggcaattgcagcaTGCAAAGGAGATTTAGAACCTGTTCCTGGTTTACCGGAAGAGGCTCAGAGCTTGGCGGATAGCGTTGGTGCCCTGTATGTTCATACATCCGCGAAAGATAACGAAGGCGTCTCGGAACTATTTCAGTTAACGGCGGAGCGTGTATTGACATGGCAACAAAAATCTGAAAAGGGAATGGCAATTCCATTGTCAGTTACGTTGGGAGCTGCTACAAACAGGAGTCGACCAGGATCACCCCCCAATTTCACGAGAATTTCTTCAATCGAAATGGAAACTCCCATAGCATCATCTAAAATGAAGGATACGAACGAGAGCTACAAGGATATTACCACGGCTGAAGACAATGACATCCTGGAGAGTacaaaaacgacaaaaaggcCCAGATTAGGTTGTGCTGGAAGTCTTTTGGCCTGCGGATCCGACGATCCGACGCGATCTTGCAATATATCGTAGTCACGACGAGACACATATTGTCCAAGTACCATTAATCGTTCCTATCTTGTATCTCTCTAAGATGATAGTCAACACTTGTTGAGCATCAGGGATCGTGGCCGACGTATCACTGATGCTCAGGGTTCACCTTGAGAGAACTGCAACTTGGCTGGCTAATGCTAAACTGTCCAAACTAGATTTAAAAGCTGGCAGTGACTTAGAATTTCCATTTGCGCGCTGTGTCATAAGAATGTTATTGCGTTTGCAATATGAGCCAAGCCGAAACCATAGAGAGGGATCCTAATGCGTTGAAGTATAGCTTATGTGCTGTGCTGCCGCTGTTGCATTCGTCAATGTCCTCCGCAAAAGTGGAGTCCATCGCTATGAACGCTGATGACGTGTCGGAGACGGTAACAGGTTCACAAAAGTCAAAAAAATCCCCTCCCAAGAGATTTGTACAGTTTGCGAATGCCTGCCTAGGCAACTGGCTACCATTGGCATTCTCGCCACAATCGCGCATTTCACATGAGCTGCATGCTTCATTGTCCAATGTAATCGCACACGAGGTTCTCAAGCGGTTTTCGATTCGACAAATCGTACCGTTCACCCCTGAGACGTACTCGAAGCACTGTCGTCTTTCTCCGGTAGCACTTCCGTCGGTCTCGAACTCGTAAGAGACCTGGTCATATCCCGATCCACAAGCTCCAAGGATGCATACTTCGGAGCAACCTCGGCATGTAGCATTCACCGTTGCACCCCCTGTGCTACCGGCAAGACTGCACGTACATCTATTGAACCGTGGGGAGCGTATTTCTTTTATAACATCTGCACAGGTAGCACCTACCAATGCTAGCTCGCGATCGGCACCTCGAGTTGTTACAATCGCCTCGCCTTCCACTGTGTCGACAGTTGATAGGAAGAATAGCATAAAAAACGAAAAGCAAGAAGCTGTCATGATTTCACCGATGCTCAAAGACAGCTGCGGAGGTTTCTTGCAGTTGCAAAGTGGTCGGCTAGTACGGGAGAATCAACACGGTCAGAAGGTCCCAGGGTTTACGTTTGCGTTGATAATGAGAAAAGAGGAGAAGTTTGATGGAAATTGTGTCTTCGGAAAAAAGACCCTTGACAGGATCAGAATGACCCTTTCAGCAGTCTTTCTGTTGGATTAACAtaccgtaaaggacggaactttgtgttgataattccattgggcctactaaatctttcccaatccgttgtgacaagactgatactttcccaatccgttgtgacaagattgatagtaccaaagaacctatcacggttacatacagagctttaacgtcctacgaacgttctagtcttcccgtttacatttcaaacaagtcatcgccatatgaaacagtcattggcgattcagctgcatcatacaaactcaatcacgattctcaaactagtcataaatcttattagttcatcgatttccatcattcgcgttcttgcgtttgtagagctcatcaatagaactaataagattgtcaattttccaatttcctcacGATATCACCTATCGCACACGACGACATCTCGTCCTCTCCTCTGTTGTCTGCCAAACAAGTTCCAGTCTAAcctgcaaggccaacaaaaccacaTCCGAAAGATCCGATCACTTTCGTCATCATGACCACCAAGTCTACTCCCAAAGACCTCATTGACTCGTTTCCGCACAGCAAACTCACCCCGATTGCTACCGCGACAACCAAACCCGATTACTTGTCGGGAGAAGGTACGACGGGTGCAGGTGTTGCTTGGGTAGGAACAACGGATGTTGAAGCggaaattttttctttcagttTTCGAGCGGCCCTACGACGTGCTTGGCGAGGGTTGCAGGTGACAAGCTTGTATGTCTCGGCCTCGGAGTTTGGGGgaggcaccctcggaagtgactGCGGAGGGGCGGCTGTGGTGGtcggcaccctcggaagtgattCAGTGACCGGGTCTCGGAAGCGGACTTGACGAGGTGAAGAAGTCGATGCAGTTGGCGGACTTAGGGTTGCCGTGGGAGCAACTGGGAGGGACGAGTCAACTGGGTTagcggctttcgaaaaaatatcTGAAAGTTGCGAGAGGGCTTCGCGTTCGTGGACCAAAAGAGGCGACAAGGGGGACGCGGGAGATGGATGTGCCAGAGCATGGGCAAGATCGTGAGCAGCAGCGACAATTGTGTCGCGAGACGAGGTGCTGGGCATTTTGACTTGGCTGGGAAACCATGTCAGAGTGTCAGAAATGCGTTCGCTGGTGGTCTCCTTGATCCAGACGCGATAACATTGGTAATGGTTCATGGCGGGACCAACGTACCAGCCGTCGGCTGCGTGGGGGGCCCAAGTTCTGCGAATTGTCGGTTTTTCGTGTACAAGTACGTGGATGCCCGGGGGAGCCAAAGGGGTACGATTGTAGTCGAACAAGCCATGGAGTTGGGCCCAGGACGACAGATTTGGGTTGATACGAGACCCTCGAAGAAGGTTGAGAGTCATGATGGCTTGTGGGAGTAAGCGATCCCAAAGGTGAAGCGGAAAGTTCTTGTCGGTGCTGCACAAACCTGCAATGAAGTGGTTTTTGAACGTGCGGATTgcccgttcggcggcgttcCGACGGTGCACGTGCGGAGGAGCTAATTGAAAATCAATGTCAACAGAGGACATGAATTGTTGTAACGCAGTggaggcttcgttgtctaaGCGTTGGAGTTGGGGGCGCAAACCTTTGGAGGATAGCATGGCGTGAGCACGCTTGTAGGCGCTCAAAATCTCGGGACCGGTGCGGTTCTTCATGGCTTCGACATGAATAAAATTGCTATTGTAGTCATAAACCACTAGCATGTATGCATTGCCGGAGCTTGAAGTGGTAACAAAGCGGCCGGTA
This genomic interval carries:
- a CDS encoding predicted protein, translated to KVVMLGDTNTGKTCLVLRFAEGYYREEGRSSTIGAFFLTKRLTVNSITCKMLLWDTAGKEQFHKLAQTYYKNAAAAVLCYDISNPCSLVRLRGWLKEVQESTGQIVLAIAACKGDLEPVPGLPEEAQSLADSVGALYVHTSAKDNEGVSELFQLTAERV
- a CDS encoding predicted protein, translating into MTTKSTPKDLIDSFPHSKLTPIATATTEPDYLSLHQLQYEINDNAETLSSTLGDGQHGHLFLVISETEYLEMTDGIPCIPPVQPPFDPVHAANATAPQIVEANRQNDKRQKLFDLYHNAIKAFRNQLLEAIPIEYIKSLGHPTRGFNKVSPLEILSHLWETFGKIQASDLIANDERMKAAWHPPTPIQQLFQQLEKGNQFIIASGQVMDERIIARIGYQIIEKTGLFDLASRDWRYKDEADKTLANFKKHFQKANKDLAVTATSSSAGYHTANQSTVTKGKSYCWTHGIVHNTKHTSATCEKQAPGHKTGATLHDKQGGSTKTYQYTPPSSVAPNTPPLASSPPFFPPDAIADTGCTGHFLSTNIAHIHCQPTVPGINVVLPDGRTITSSHITELNIPSLPPAARTAHIFPGLSNGSLISIGQLCDHGCTATFTSDTVRIELNNTVVLRGGRSPYTRLWTLDSPVTPNPPATELHAPVHDKNFANHLGDHSGTLADRIAFVHASLFSPQLSTWCKAIDEGHLTTFPDITSAQVKRHPPQSVPMVKGHLDQQRSNLRSTKPKVTLSASVDPDDINFDTNPVVQDPPAARTQFLYADFAEVTGKIFTDPTGRFVTTSSSGNAYMLVVYDYNSNFIHVEAMKNRTGPEILSAYKRAHAMLSSKGLRPQLQRLDNEASTALQQFMSSVDIDFQLAPPHVHRRNAAERAIRTFKNHFIAGLCSTDKNFPLHLWDRLLPQAIMTLNLLRGSRINPNLSSWAQLHGLFDYNRTPLAPPGIHVLVHEKPTIRRTWAPHAADGWYVGPAMNHYQCYRVWIKETTSERISDTLTWFPSQVKMPSTSSRDTIVAAAHDLAHALAHPSPASPLSPLLVHEREALSQLSDIFSKAANPVDSSLPVAPTATLSPPTASTSSPRQVRFRDPVTESLPRVPTTTAAPPQSLPRVPPPNSEAETYKLVTCNPRQARRRAARKLKEKISASTSVVPTQATPAPVVPSPDKFFGTINLVTTDWESISLVTTDWERFSRPNGIINTKFRPLRRPLCNCKKPPQLSLSIGEIMTASCFSFFMLFFLSTVDTVEGEAIVTTRGADRELALVGATCADVIKEIRSPRFNRCTCSLAGSTGGATVNATCRGCSEVCILGACGSGYDQVSYEFETDGSATGERRQCFEYVSGVNGTICRIENRLRTSCAITLDNEACSSCEMRDCGENANGSQLPRQAFANCTNLLGGDFFDFCEPVTVSDTSSAFIAMDSTFAEDIDECNSGSTAHKLYFNALGSLSMVSAWLILQTQ